The following are encoded in a window of Magnetococcus sp. PR-3 genomic DNA:
- a CDS encoding TRAP transporter substrate-binding protein: MKKLMVIGMAAVMAASVAGPVQAKGKKVLLKVPVALSTSLPGLGTPIKRVAEQLKVISDGRVKMKIYEPGKLVAAFEILGAVSSGKINAGYSTAAYWAGKIPAAPLFSAIPFGPESGEYMAWLYYGNGRKLYQEMYDKAGYNVHVTPCAIIAPETSGWFAKPIEKPEDLKGLRMRFMGLGAKVMEKLGVSTSLLPGGEIFPALEKGAIDATEFSQPAVDKRLGFHKVVKYNYFPGWHQQATVFELLINKKTWKSMDKTQQAQVEAVCKSSMADSIAEAEYSQFDAMKENAAKNGVKIMRWSPGMLATFHEAWMDVVEEQKKDAFFAKAWKDLSTFREGYQLWKQNAFLPRR, translated from the coding sequence TGAAGGTGCCTGTGGCGCTCTCAACCAGCCTGCCCGGACTGGGAACCCCCATTAAGCGGGTGGCTGAGCAGCTTAAAGTGATCTCTGATGGTCGTGTGAAGATGAAAATCTATGAACCCGGCAAGCTGGTTGCTGCTTTTGAAATCCTGGGTGCGGTCAGCTCAGGAAAAATCAATGCGGGTTACTCTACGGCTGCCTACTGGGCTGGTAAAATTCCCGCAGCTCCTCTGTTCTCTGCCATCCCTTTTGGTCCAGAGTCTGGTGAGTACATGGCGTGGCTCTACTACGGTAACGGTCGTAAGCTCTATCAAGAGATGTACGACAAAGCTGGATATAACGTCCATGTTACACCGTGTGCCATTATCGCGCCTGAGACTTCAGGTTGGTTTGCTAAACCGATTGAAAAGCCAGAAGATTTAAAAGGTCTTCGCATGCGCTTTATGGGCCTTGGTGCCAAGGTTATGGAAAAACTGGGTGTTTCCACCTCACTGCTGCCAGGTGGTGAGATCTTCCCTGCGCTGGAAAAAGGAGCCATTGATGCGACTGAGTTCTCTCAGCCCGCCGTGGATAAGCGTCTTGGTTTTCATAAGGTTGTTAAATATAACTACTTCCCTGGATGGCACCAGCAAGCCACAGTCTTTGAACTGCTGATTAACAAAAAAACCTGGAAGAGCATGGATAAAACCCAGCAAGCTCAGGTTGAGGCCGTGTGTAAATCCTCTATGGCCGACTCCATTGCTGAAGCCGAATACAGCCAGTTTGATGCGATGAAAGAGAACGCGGCTAAAAATGGCGTAAAGATCATGCGTTGGTCCCCAGGTATGTTGGCCACCTTCCATGAAGCCTGGATGGATGTGGTCGAAGAACAGAAGAAAGATGCTTTCTTTGCCAAAGCTTGGAAAGATCTGAGTACCTTCCGTGAAGGGTACCAGCTCTGGAAGCAAAACGCCTTTCTGCCCCGTCGTTAA
- a CDS encoding TRAP transporter small permease subunit: protein MSQPDKPLEHPHVAEKVDQLREHPETTHVAIADKMDAVVINIGKLAWWLNVVLILVIITQVVLRYGFSMGMVVFEELQWHLYAGAMMLGIPYALTQDAHIRVDVLHQRFSPKWKRIVEIVGILLFLLPFAIIVFHHSLDFVYEAWRVSERSDAPTGLGMRWLIKGVIPFSFGLLIMAAVSRLIRDFTLLKRGEV from the coding sequence ATGTCCCAACCTGACAAACCCTTAGAACACCCCCATGTCGCTGAAAAAGTTGATCAGCTTCGGGAGCATCCTGAAACCACCCATGTGGCCATTGCTGATAAGATGGATGCTGTGGTGATCAACATTGGCAAACTGGCTTGGTGGCTCAATGTGGTTCTGATCCTGGTGATCATCACCCAAGTGGTGCTGCGCTATGGCTTCAGTATGGGCATGGTTGTGTTCGAGGAGCTGCAATGGCACCTCTACGCTGGCGCCATGATGCTGGGGATACCCTATGCCCTGACCCAGGATGCCCACATCCGTGTAGATGTACTGCATCAACGTTTTTCCCCCAAGTGGAAACGTATTGTTGAAATTGTCGGTATTCTTCTTTTTCTACTGCCCTTTGCCATCATTGTCTTTCACCACAGCTTAGACTTTGTCTACGAAGCTTGGCGGGTGAGTGAACGGTCAGACGCACCCACTGGGTTGGGCATGCGTTGGCTTATCAAAGGGGTTATTCCTTTTAGTTTTGGACTGTTGATTATGGCAGCTGTCTCACGCTTAATTCGTGATTTCACGCTGCTTAAGCGAGGAGAAGTGTAA
- a CDS encoding TRAP transporter large permease → MEINDMLVVGMFATFVFLLFSGFPIAFVLAGVGILFAGMGYIADIYWDATTGLDYLTLGLTVNRIYKVMDNWVLVALPMFIFMGLMLDESGIAERLMKALQELFGRVRGGLAVTVTAIGVILAASTGIVGASVVLLGLLSLPAMLKQGYDKGLALGTVAGAGTLGILIPPSIMLVIMADQLALSVGDLFMGALIPGLMLGGLYISYILIFSYLNPSKAPIPDDAEPVTLAVVWNVFISILPAVGLIFAVLGSIFGGIATATEASGVGALGATVLAWANGNLSFKVLREVSHATFTTTAYIFAIFIGATVFALVLRELGGDELIESTLNGLPFGPYGIVAFILFIVFLLGFVLDWIEITLIVLPLVAPVVGGLDLPVDGFGVVDNPQVVWFVMLVALTLQTSFLSPPVGFSLFYLKGVCPPDVKLGHIYKGVIPFILLQILGLIIVIMFPQLVTWLPAMAYG, encoded by the coding sequence ATGGAAATCAACGATATGCTGGTGGTAGGTATGTTTGCCACCTTTGTCTTCCTGCTCTTCTCTGGTTTTCCCATCGCCTTTGTCTTGGCGGGGGTTGGTATTCTATTTGCCGGTATGGGCTATATTGCCGATATTTATTGGGATGCCACCACAGGTTTGGATTACCTGACCCTGGGTTTAACGGTGAACCGAATTTATAAAGTGATGGACAACTGGGTGTTGGTGGCCCTACCGATGTTCATATTTATGGGCTTGATGTTGGATGAGTCCGGCATTGCTGAGCGTTTGATGAAAGCCCTGCAGGAACTGTTTGGCCGGGTACGTGGTGGCTTGGCTGTTACGGTCACAGCTATTGGGGTTATTCTGGCCGCATCCACCGGAATTGTGGGTGCCTCTGTGGTGTTGTTGGGGCTGCTCTCGCTACCAGCCATGCTTAAACAGGGCTATGACAAAGGCTTGGCTTTGGGGACCGTGGCTGGTGCAGGTACGTTGGGTATTTTAATTCCCCCAAGCATTATGCTGGTCATTATGGCAGACCAATTGGCGCTGTCGGTCGGCGATCTGTTCATGGGGGCGCTGATCCCTGGTTTGATGTTGGGTGGCCTTTATATCAGTTACATCTTGATCTTCAGTTATCTAAACCCCAGTAAAGCGCCTATTCCTGATGATGCAGAACCTGTGACTTTGGCGGTGGTGTGGAATGTCTTTATCTCCATTTTACCTGCGGTTGGTTTAATCTTCGCTGTTTTGGGTTCCATTTTTGGTGGTATTGCGACCGCAACAGAAGCCAGTGGTGTCGGTGCTTTAGGGGCAACGGTGTTAGCATGGGCTAATGGCAACCTGAGCTTTAAGGTGCTTCGTGAAGTCTCCCATGCCACCTTTACAACCACGGCTTATATCTTTGCCATCTTTATCGGTGCCACAGTATTTGCCCTGGTGTTAAGAGAGTTGGGTGGGGATGAGTTAATTGAATCCACCCTCAATGGTCTACCTTTTGGACCATACGGTATTGTGGCCTTTATCCTCTTCATTGTCTTTCTGTTAGGCTTTGTTTTGGATTGGATTGAGATCACCTTGATTGTACTACCCCTGGTGGCCCCTGTTGTTGGTGGTTTGGATCTTCCGGTCGATGGGTTTGGTGTGGTGGATAATCCCCAGGTAGTATGGTTTGTTATGCTGGTGGCTTTAACACTTCAAACGTCGTTTCTCTCCCCGCCAGTTGGTTTTAGTCTCTTTTATCTCAAAGGGGTCTGCCCACCGGATGTGAAGCTGGGCCATATCTATAAAGGCGTGATACCTTTTATTCTGCTACAGATTTTGGGACTGATCATTGTGATTATGTTTCCACAACTGGTGACTTGGCTGCCGGCCATGGCCTACGGCTAA